A stretch of DNA from Mesorhizobium onobrychidis:
CGCGAGAAACGGTTGGCGCGCGCGAGATACCTGAGCGCGTCCCACTGAGCGGGATTGAGCCGCCCGGACTGCTCGCCCGAGCGGGCGAGGCGCTCCAGCCGGTCGATCAGATGGGCGGCTTCGAGAGCCTCTGGCGAAACAGGCATGATTGCTCCTAATCAGTGTTGACCGGCTTGGATTCGCGCTGCAGTAATAGCTAGTAGCAATTATCTCGGCAAGCCCAAGGAGGACATTCCATGACGACCAGTTCCATTCCGGGTTACCGGCTCGGCGATACGACGCTGCCCAAGTCTCCGCTCACGAAAGACGATCTCGCGACGCTCAAGACAACGCTGCTCTTCGGAGACGCGGACGTCGCCGCGCTGCGCCAGGCGCACGGCGTCGTTGAGGATCAAGTCGAAGCCATCCTCGACGTCTGGTACGGGTTCGTCGGCAGCACGCCGCACCTCCTCGCCTATTTCAGCGACGCCAAGACGCATCAGCCGTTGGGCGCCTATCTCGATGCGGTGCGCAAGCGCTTCGGCCAATGGATCCTCGACACCTGCCGGGCTGACTACGACGAGGCATGGCTTGCCTGGCAGGACGAGATCGGCCGCCGCCATCACCGCTCCGGCAAGAACAGGACGGACGGGGTCTCGGCAGCGCCCCATATCCCCATGCGCTACGTGCTCGCACTCGCCGTTCCGATCTCGGTCACCATGAAGCCGTTCCTCGCCAAGAAGGGGCATGCGTCCGCCGAGGTCGAAGCGATGCACGCCGCCTGGAGCAAGGCCGTGTTGCTGCAGGCCATTCTGTGGTCGAGGCCCTATGCGAGGGAGGGAGACTTTTGATGGCGGAACTCCGTCCGGCGCCGGACTGGCAGATCGCCCATTGGCTCAATGCTCCCTCGCCGCTGGCAGAACTTCGCGGCAAGGTTGTGTTCGCGGTGGCGTTCCAGATACTGTGTCCCGGTTTGCGTTAGTCACGGCCTGCCGCAAGCTGTCCGGGCGCGCGACGCGTTCCCCGAGAACGATCTCGCCGTGATCGGCCTGTACACCGTGTTCGAGCATCACGAAGCGCAAGGAACGCGCGCTGCGCTCGCGGCCCTGCATGAGTGTCGCATCACCTTCCCCGTGGGCATCGATGCGCAGGATCCGGGCAGCGAGGGTCCACAGACCATGCGCGCCTATGGCATGCAGGGCACGCCGACAACGCTTCTAATCGACCGGCGCGGATACTTGCACATTCACAAGTTCGACCATCTTGATGACATGCGTCTCGGTGCTGCGATCGCGACACTCATCGGGATACGCTGACACCGAGGCGCGCGGGCGAAGCAAAACCGAATGCCGGATGTGATGACGAGGGATGCCGCATCGCTGGGCAGGCCCACGCATAACCTTACCCTTTCCGACAGGGCCGCGGTACGTCCGTCACGACACGAACAGCGGGACACGTTGCGGCGCGGGTTGAGCATGACTCGGTGTGGATTCCATCATCTTGTCCATGGCCCGCCTTGCCCCGTGTCGTCGTGCCTAGACCGCCTCGGCGGTTGGCCTCACTTGGCAACGGTGATCAACCAAACACGTCGTGCGTGAAGGCGTCATACCAGCCTTCCGCCGCGCGCGCAGCCTGCCGGCGGACCTCGGAGCTTTCTTCAACCTTGCTGACGAAGCTGATGACGCTCTTGAGCTTCCCGTCGACGGGTTTGAAGCTGATGGCGTTGCTGAACGCATCGTCGGGGGCGAGATAGGTGTAGCAGGTGTTGAACAAATGCGCCGGGAAACGCGCTGATCCGGTGAGATCGGCCGCGATGGCAAAGGCGCAGGCCTTGGCCTGGCTGTTGGCGCAGAAGGCGGATTTCGGCATATCCCCGCCGATGATCGCGTCGCCGACCAGATGGACACCGGGCTGCAGCGCCGATTCGAAGGTGACCGGATCGACCGGACACCAGCCCGACCGATTGGCGAGCCCTGCCTGCTGCGCCAGGCGTCCGGCCATTTGCGCCGGGATGACATTGGCCACCGCGGCCTTGAATGTTGCTCCCGCGGTGATCACCGACCGGGTCTTCGCGTCGATTGCCGTGACCCCGCCGGTGAACTGGGCCGGCAGCCATTCGATCATTCCCGGATAATGGCGGTTCCAAGCGTCCTGGAACAGGTCCTGCGCGTTGAAGCTGTCTTTCGCATCGAGGATCAGAATTTTGGCCTTGGGTTTGCGGCGCTGGAAATAGGATGCGACGAGCGAAGCGCGCTCGTAGGGGGCGGGCGGGCAGCGAAACGGATTCGGCGGAGCAACGAGCACGAACAGCCCGCCGTCCTCCATGCTTTCCAGTTGCTGGCGCAACAGCCTGGTTTGCTGCCCTGCATTCCAGGCGTGCGGCATGATCTCCATCGCCGCCTCATCATAGCCCTCAAGCGCCCCATCCCTGAATGCGATGCCCGGCGCAACAACGAGACGGTCGTAGCCGAGCGTCGAACCGTTGTTCAGCGTGACGGTCTTCGCCGCCGGGTCAATCGCTTCGGCGGACCCATGAACGACGGTGATGCCGTATTGTCTTGTCAGCGCTTCATAACCATGGGTGAGCTGTTCCAACGGGCGAAGCCCGGCGAGATGGAGATTGCTGAAGAAGCAGGTCGTGTAGACCTGCCGCGGCTCGACCAGGGTCACGTCGATGGTCGTGGCGCTGGCGGCAAGATATTTGGCGACCGTTGCGCCGCCGATGCCGCCGCCGATCACGACGACACGCGCCTTGGCCTGGCCTAGCGCCATCCGCGGACGCAGCGCCGTCAGCAACGCTGCTCCCGTTAAGCAACCGAACTCGCGACGCGTCCAGGATTTCATGGCGGGTTCCTTCCCTGCGCTGCGACATAGCGCGCGACGCTCGCGATCTCCTCGTCGCTGAGCGAGAGCGCGATAGCGTGCATGATGTAACTGGGGCTCTGGCTCGCCCGGTAGGCAAGCATGGCGCTGGTGAGCCTGTCCTCGCCGAGCCCGATGATGGGGGGAATGCCTTTGTCGTGGCCATCGAGGCGATGGCAGGACGCACAGGTCGCGGCGAGTTGAGCGCCTTGATCGGCGCCCGCCGCCGCTTCGGATTGGCTGACGAGCAGGACGAAGCCTGTGGCGATCGCAAATCCCACGACGAGGCGCATGCTGAACGCCCGTCTTTTTCGGAGTTTTGCGGTCACGCTCCCACCCAACTCGTCACACCACAATTTGCGCAGCTGAATTGCGCCGCCACCTCAACCGACCGTGAGCTGGTGCGACAACGCAAAGACGGCACCGCCATCTTCTTCCCAAACGAAATCGAGCCGGCCGCTCTCCGTCGCGCGCAGGGAAAATTCGAAGAACGGATTGGCCGAAATCGCCTCGTGGAGATCGACACTGAACACCACGGTTTCGTTGTAGCGGCAGACAAACTTATTGATGATCTTGCGCGGGATTACATTGCCTTGATCATCATGGCGTAGCCCTGTTTCCATCTGATGGCTGATGATGGTCTTGACCTGAAAAATCTCTCCCTTCGCCGCAGTGTTCGGCACGATCACGCGTGGTGTCGGGGTGGTCACTGTCTCTCTCCGATCTCAGGCACAGCCATCCGTGGCGACACGGACCCACGTCGTGGTCATCAGCAAGACGCCGTCATTCATTTCAGCGACAGCGACGACGTGTTGCGGTTTGGCAAGTCGGATGCGTGTCGACACGCGAGGTAGACTGCGTTGCGGGACGAAATGGAAACTGGCGACTTCGATAAGCGGGTTCCGCGGCGCGAACACGCGCATCTGCCTCACATGGTCGGCCTCGGTCATGGGGCTGTCGATGTCAAGACTCATGGGCACGGTGTAGCCGGTCGGGAAGTCCGCCGGCATAATCAGGCGAAGGCGATCTGATCTCGTGGCCGTCCGTCCGATGAGTTGCTCGACGAGATCCAACGCTTCATCGTTCGCACGCGCGCTCGGCGGCGAGAAGAGCGCGACTCCGGCAAATCCCGCACTCCCGGCGATCAACACATCGCGGCGCGTCAAGCTCATTGTCCCGGCCTCCAAACCCTGCCACCTCTTTAGGCCACTCTAAGAACACATCGGCGGCGGCAGGCGGCGCACTCGGACACATCAGTGCGGCAGCTTCTACCAAATTTAGCACCGACACCCGCTGGGAGCAATCTCGCGGAAGTGCCCATGGACGCCCTTGAAACCAATGCATTCTGTTCAACAACGATATTCAACTTGCACGATGGAGTTTGCGGCGGGCTGAAAACCAATAGAAGCGTTGCACCGACGGCGGCTCGCGTCTGCTCTGTGATCTCGAATTGTACCGGCCGCCCCGTCTTCCTTTGGACAATCACTGCTCGGTCGCGAAACTACGCCGGAAAGCGCAATGTCGCCGACCGTGATGGTGACTAGGTCGCAACCTCGAAGCTTGCTCGATGGCGAGATTGAAGAGGTGCCAGATCCCGTTCCGCGCCGGACATCTGCAGTCGTGTTCTAATGCTCCAAACCTCGCGCGGTTTGAGAGGAGGCTTCTGACCGACGATGTGGCCTCTGTTCCTGTTAGACATGGTCCTTCTCCATGCCACCTTCCGCAGCCGCAGCGCTCAACACGAGCAAGCGAATCTAACAATGGGCTGTGAGAGCGTCGCCGAGGATTTCAGCCTAGTGGGCTCCCGGTCGATCGAAGCCGCGAGCCGGCAATGGGCGCAGTCGCGCCATTTGTCGACTTTTGCCTTGGACACGTCGAAGGTCACGATCAGATCCCGTTCCGACCCTTATGGTCCTAGGCGCGACGAGCAGCTCTGGAGCGCTTCGCCTCGACCGTTGCTGAGCCAGCCCATGAAGCCAGGAGACCACTTCGCAACGAGGCCTTGTGCTCTGACGGGTCGATGGGCTGTAGCGCGTCTTTTGTTCCCATCGCGGCTGAGGAAGCGGGGCGTCAGTCAGGAAATGACCGATAGCATTGACAATGCACCAAACCCTCCTCGCCTTTGGTCCGTTGGACCGATGACGCTGCCGAGATTTCCCCATTTCTCGTCTGCGTTGTCGGTCTCTTTTTTGGCCGGGCGGGCGGCAACTCGTTCGGATTGCCCTTTAGTGGGGGAGCGTCACCTGCACCGATTAAGCGGTTCAGTGCCCTGCGTTCTGGCCCTTAGGAATGTGTCTCGTGCCGAATGCCGTTGTTGAACGGTAAAAAGGGGGCTGTTTGTGGAGGCGTTCAGTATTAGGCGCTGGGGCCATCTGGTCCCGTCATTGCGTGCCATTGCTCGATGTGCGGGCCCGTTTGAGCGCCAAGCGACACACACCATGGCCAGCAACGGTAAGACTGTGATACCATTGCATAAGCTGCGTCGCCGCCGGCAGACTGCCGTTTCCGCGAAGCCGGACAAGCGCAGTGCTCAGTATCGTAAGTCTCAACCCGATGAACAAGTAGCCGCGGATTATGGAACTTGTCGTCGCCCTTGGCCTGATCGCCTTCAAGGTCGCGTTGCTGATTGCGATCCTGCTGCTGCTGCCTTTGCCGCTGACCTGGGTGGAACGCAAGATCGCCGGGCACATCCAGCAGCGGATGGGGCCGATGCGCGTGGGGTGGCACGGGCTGCTGCAGCCGGTGGCGGACGGCATCAAGCTCTTGACCAAAGAGGACCACATCCCGGCCGAAGCCGACCGCTTCCTGTTCAAACTGGCGCCAATCCTGGCGCTCGCCCCGCCCTTTGTGGTGTTCGTCGCGATCCCCTTCGGCGAAAGCATCTCGGTCCTCGGTCACGAGATCACACTCTACGTCTCCAACATGAATGTGGCCCTCCTTTTCGTCTTCGCGGTGATCGGGATCGAGGTCTATGGCGTCATCTTCGGCGGCTGGGCCGCGAACAGCAAATACGCGGTCCTGGGCAGCCTCAGAACCTGCGCGCAGATGATCAGCTACGAGATCCCCATGGGGTTCGCGGTCATCGGCGTGGTCATGCTGGCGCAATCCATGAGCCTGCTCGATATCGTGCGGGCACAGGCCGATGTCTGGAACATCGTCTACCAACCGGTCGGGTTTTTCGTATTCTTCGTCGCCGGGCTGGCCGAAGCGCAGCGCATTCCATTCGACCTGGCGGAGGCGGAAGGCGATCTGGGGGCCGGGTTCCATACCGAATACAGCGGCATCCGCTTTGCGTTCTTCATGGTCAGCGAATACGCCGTCATGCTGCTGGTGTCGGTCCTGTCGGTCATCCTGTTCTTCGGCGGCTGGAACGGCGTGCTGATCCCGTTGCCGCCGCTCCTCTGGTTCGCGCTCAAGGTCGCGTTCTTTCTCTATGTGTTTATGTGGTTCCGCTTCACCTTCCCGCGCTATCGATACGACCAACTGATGGCGATCGGCTGGAAAGTCTTGCTTCCACTGTCACTGGCGAACATAATAGTAACAGGTGTTGCTTTCCTTTGAGGGCCACTCCAAGCGAGGCGGCGATGTCGCGCGCACTGCACATAAGTGGAACATGGATCGGCTGGGCATTCTTCGCCGATCTAGCGGGCGCCTTGGCGCTGACCTTCGGCTACATGTTCTCCCGATCCGTGACCATGCAGTATCCTGACAAGGAAAAATGGTTGCCCTATTCGCGTTACCGCGGGCATCACTTCCTGAAGCGCGACGAGGAGGGCGAAATCAAATGTGTGGCATGCGAACTCTGCGCGCGGATTTGTCCCTGCGACTGCATTGAAGTCGTCCCCTACGAGGACGAGAAGGGCAACCGGCGCCCGGCAAAATTCGAGATCGACATGGCCCGGTGCCTGTTCTGCGGGCTGTGCGAGGACGCTTGCCCGGCGGACGCGATCGCGCTTGGCCAACAGTACGAATTCTCGAGTTTTTCCTCGCGTGACCTGGTGGTCGGACGTGACGATCTGCTCGGCAAACCGGGCAAGGCGACGACCGGCGGCGGTGTGGTCGCGGCGCGCCTGAACACCGAACAGGACGTGCTGGTCGAGACGAGCGAGCCGCAGGGATACAACTGGTGGCGGAATATCCGCCGAACGTGAACGCGCGGCAGCCGTCAAGCCGGAGCACAGGAGGCTCAGATGCTTGTCCGCCAAATCTTGAAGACCAAATCTCCCGAGCTCATCTCGGTCACACCAGATCAGACGGTCGTAGAAGTCCTGCGGCTGTTTCGGGACAACAACATCGGATTCGTGGTCGTCAGCCGTTCGCCCGGGGAATGCCTGGGCACGCTGTCGGAGCGGGACTGCTGCTATGCGGTGGCTGAATACGGAATCGAGGCGCCCACAATGCGGGTCGCCGACATCATGAACCGCAGTGTGGTGACCTGTTCGACACAGGATTTGCTGCCCTTTGTGATGTCGCTCATGACCGACCGACGCACGCGCCATGTGTTGGTCATGGATGGCGACGCTTCTGTCGGCGTGGTGAGCATCGGCGACGTGGTCAAGCACCGGCTCGACGAATTGCTCCGTACCGAGCAAGCGTTGAGCGATTACATTGCCGGGACCCCTTATCACTGAGGATGCAAACCCGGGGGAGCCGATTAGGGTGAACTGCCCGGAAGCTCGGCAATGCCTTGGCCGCGATTTTCAGGGCGCGCCCCGACTCCGGTGGCGAAGGCAGCGTGCGCCTTTTGAACCTCCACCGGACAAGGGTATTCGCCCCGCCGCATAAGGCTGTTGAGACGCAGGTCTCTATAGTTTTCAGGCACGAACACGAGGCCCGGGGGAAAATGCCTGTTGACCTTGAGCTGCGCCCTCAGTTCGCCCTGGGCGGATCGCACGACCACCTGATCGCGATCCGAAAGGCAAAGCTGCGCGGCGTCCCACGCGCTCATCTCAACATATGGGTCATCCGCCACCGTATTCAGGATCTCCGAGCGTTCGGAAAGATATCCATTGTGGAACAGGCAGTTGCCGGTGACCAACATGAGCCGGTCGGCCGCATTCGGGTTAGGCGGAGGGGCGAAGAACTCGCCAGCCGGCGGCGTCGAGTTCGCCGTGGTGAATGCTCCGTCGGCGCCAAGCCCGTCCTGCGTCAGCCCTTGGTAGGCCGGAACCAGCCGGGCGATCTCGCCGAAGATTTCGCCTTGCATCGACGGTTGCAATGCCTGGTTGCGGAGCGCTGCGACGAAGTCGAAGATCGCCAGATTGCCTCGCGCCTCGAAGGCGGGCTCGCGGAACTTGCAGACCTTCTGGGTCCGGCCCTCATTGTTGGTGAATGTGCCGGATTCCTCGCCATAACCCGCCGCGGGCAGGACGACATCGGCCAGGCCCGCCGTATCCGTAAGGAACGTGTCCTGCACGATCAGGAGATCGGCGGCGCCAAGTGCCCGCTTCACGAATCCCCGGTCGGGACAGGCCATCAGGGGGTCGCTTCCGGCGATATAGAAGGCGCCCATCCGCCCCTCGTCACAGAGCTCCAGCATGGCGTCGAGATCCGCGCCCGGTTCAGGCGGAATTTCGGCGCCCCAGGCCCGTATGAGAGTTGCGCGCGCCGCATCGTCGGCGACCGGGCGCAGCCCCGGCAGCGCCGCCGGCAGACCCCCCATGTCCCAGGCGCCCAACTGGTTGGCACGGTCGAACAGGAACTGCATCGCCGGGCCCTTACCGAGTGCGCGGAGAACCTGCAAAAGGTTGTTGAGCTGCTGCAGCGTCACGCGCGCTTCGGGTGATCTCAGGAGGTCGGCGCTGACAAGCACGGTGACGCTCCGACCTTCCAGCAGCGCGGCGGCCAGACGGTCCGGCCCGTCACTGTCGGTGGTCGCTGCTGACCCGCCGGTTGTCGCGCTGATGTCCGCAAGACCATCGCCCGGCAAGGCCTGTCCGGCCGCCGCCAGCAGCCCGGCCACCACCGCGGCAAGGCTCGCCGCCTCGCCGCCCGGCCGAACGCGAACGACCACCCGGGCATCGGCGTCCAGACGGGATGGCCGCGCCGAGAGCATGAGCAACCCGGTCTGCTGCTGCCGCGCGCTGTCTCGCAGCAGGTATTCGGTGACCGGGTTTTCGTCGGTCACGTTGCCCCCGACGACAAGCACGCAGTCGTTGCCGATCACCTCCTCCAGCGGCGCGCGGGTGTAGAAGCCCGCCACCAACGGGCCGAGCGTATCGAAGGGCGTGGACCAGCGCGACGAGCAGTCGATGTTGTTGGTCCGGAATACCGTCCGCATCAGCTTCTGGAACTGATAAAGCACCTCGTTGGGCAGGCGCGGCGAGGCCAGCCCGCCCGCAGCCTTGCTCTCGACGGCCGACAGGCGCCGGCGCAGGTAGTCCCCGGCTTCGTCCCAGGAAACCGGAACCAGTGCGCCGTCACGACGGATCATCGGCCGCTTGATCCGGTCCCGGCTCCCGACGAAGTCAAGGCCGAAGCGCCCCCGAACGCAGAGCGTTTCGCGATTGACGCCATGCTCCCACTTCGAGCGGACCCGCATGAACTCGCCCTTGCGCGCGCCGACGGTGAGCTGGCAGCCGGTGCCGCAATGCGGGCAGACCGTGTCGGTCTCGACCAGATCCCAGGGCCGTGCCTTGTAGCGATAGGGGAAGCTCATCAGCGCGCCGACCGGGCAGACCTCGACGCAATTGCCGCATTGGTCGCAACTCGCGAGACTGCCCTCGAAGCCGGTGACGGCGGTATCCATGCCTTTTTCGATGGTGCCCAAGGCGACCGCGCCGACCACGTCCTCGCACATCCGGACGCAGCGCTGGCACTGGATGCAGCGGTTGACGTTCATGATGATCACGGGGCTGAGACGGATGTCCGCGGAGTGGAACACACGTTTGGCATCGCGGAATCGGCTTTCGCGGGGCCCGTACGCCATCACCTGGTCCTGAAGCTCACATTCGCCGCCCTTGTCACAGATCGGGCAGTCGAGGGGGTGGTTGGCGAGCAGCATGTCGAGCATGGAAGAGCGCGTTTCGTCGATCAGGGGCGTGTTCGTGCGCACCACCATGCCGTCGGTGACCGCGGTGGCGCAGGAAGGCTGCAGCCGCCGTTGCCCCTCGATCTCCACCAGGCACATGCGGCAGGAGGCCAGCGCCGGCAGCCGCTTCAGATAGCAGAAGGTCGGGATTTCGATGCCCAAACGCTCGGCGGCCTGCAGCACCGTAGAGCCTGCCTCCACTT
This window harbors:
- a CDS encoding protoglobin domain-containing protein; the encoded protein is MTTSSIPGYRLGDTTLPKSPLTKDDLATLKTTLLFGDADVAALRQAHGVVEDQVEAILDVWYGFVGSTPHLLAYFSDAKTHQPLGAYLDAVRKRFGQWILDTCRADYDEAWLAWQDEIGRRHHRSGKNRTDGVSAAPHIPMRYVLALAVPISVTMKPFLAKKGHASAEVEAMHAAWSKAVLLQAILWSRPYAREGDF
- a CDS encoding TlpA family protein disulfide reductase, translated to MIGLYTVFEHHEAQGTRAALAALHECRITFPVGIDAQDPGSEGPQTMRAYGMQGTPTTLLIDRRGYLHIHKFDHLDDMRLGAAIATLIGIR
- a CDS encoding NAD(P)/FAD-dependent oxidoreductase; its protein translation is MKSWTRREFGCLTGAALLTALRPRMALGQAKARVVVIGGGIGGATVAKYLAASATTIDVTLVEPRQVYTTCFFSNLHLAGLRPLEQLTHGYEALTRQYGITVVHGSAEAIDPAAKTVTLNNGSTLGYDRLVVAPGIAFRDGALEGYDEAAMEIMPHAWNAGQQTRLLRQQLESMEDGGLFVLVAPPNPFRCPPAPYERASLVASYFQRRKPKAKILILDAKDSFNAQDLFQDAWNRHYPGMIEWLPAQFTGGVTAIDAKTRSVITAGATFKAAVANVIPAQMAGRLAQQAGLANRSGWCPVDPVTFESALQPGVHLVGDAIIGGDMPKSAFCANSQAKACAFAIAADLTGSARFPAHLFNTCYTYLAPDDAFSNAISFKPVDGKLKSVISFVSKVEESSEVRRQAARAAEGWYDAFTHDVFG
- a CDS encoding c-type cytochrome, which translates into the protein MRLVVGFAIATGFVLLVSQSEAAAGADQGAQLAATCASCHRLDGHDKGIPPIIGLGEDRLTSAMLAYRASQSPSYIMHAIALSLSDEEIASVARYVAAQGRNPP
- the soxZ gene encoding thiosulfate oxidation carrier complex protein SoxZ, translated to MTTPTPRVIVPNTAAKGEIFQVKTIISHQMETGLRHDDQGNVIPRKIINKFVCRYNETVVFSVDLHEAISANPFFEFSLRATESGRLDFVWEEDGGAVFALSHQLTVG
- a CDS encoding thiosulfate oxidation carrier protein SoxY encodes the protein MSLTRRDVLIAGSAGFAGVALFSPPSARANDEALDLVEQLIGRTATRSDRLRLIMPADFPTGYTVPMSLDIDSPMTEADHVRQMRVFAPRNPLIEVASFHFVPQRSLPRVSTRIRLAKPQHVVAVAEMNDGVLLMTTTWVRVATDGCA
- the nuoH gene encoding NADH-quinone oxidoreductase subunit NuoH, giving the protein MELVVALGLIAFKVALLIAILLLLPLPLTWVERKIAGHIQQRMGPMRVGWHGLLQPVADGIKLLTKEDHIPAEADRFLFKLAPILALAPPFVVFVAIPFGESISVLGHEITLYVSNMNVALLFVFAVIGIEVYGVIFGGWAANSKYAVLGSLRTCAQMISYEIPMGFAVIGVVMLAQSMSLLDIVRAQADVWNIVYQPVGFFVFFVAGLAEAQRIPFDLAEAEGDLGAGFHTEYSGIRFAFFMVSEYAVMLLVSVLSVILFFGGWNGVLIPLPPLLWFALKVAFFLYVFMWFRFTFPRYRYDQLMAIGWKVLLPLSLANIIVTGVAFL
- a CDS encoding NADH-quinone oxidoreductase subunit I, whose translation is MSRALHISGTWIGWAFFADLAGALALTFGYMFSRSVTMQYPDKEKWLPYSRYRGHHFLKRDEEGEIKCVACELCARICPCDCIEVVPYEDEKGNRRPAKFEIDMARCLFCGLCEDACPADAIALGQQYEFSSFSSRDLVVGRDDLLGKPGKATTGGGVVAARLNTEQDVLVETSEPQGYNWWRNIRRT
- a CDS encoding CBS domain-containing protein; the encoded protein is MLVRQILKTKSPELISVTPDQTVVEVLRLFRDNNIGFVVVSRSPGECLGTLSERDCCYAVAEYGIEAPTMRVADIMNRSVVTCSTQDLLPFVMSLMTDRRTRHVLVMDGDASVGVVSIGDVVKHRLDELLRTEQALSDYIAGTPYH
- the nuoG gene encoding NADH-quinone oxidoreductase subunit NuoG; its protein translation is MVSVTIDEQTLEVEAGSTVLQAAERLGIEIPTFCYLKRLPALASCRMCLVEIEGQRRLQPSCATAVTDGMVVRTNTPLIDETRSSMLDMLLANHPLDCPICDKGGECELQDQVMAYGPRESRFRDAKRVFHSADIRLSPVIIMNVNRCIQCQRCVRMCEDVVGAVALGTIEKGMDTAVTGFEGSLASCDQCGNCVEVCPVGALMSFPYRYKARPWDLVETDTVCPHCGTGCQLTVGARKGEFMRVRSKWEHGVNRETLCVRGRFGLDFVGSRDRIKRPMIRRDGALVPVSWDEAGDYLRRRLSAVESKAAGGLASPRLPNEVLYQFQKLMRTVFRTNNIDCSSRWSTPFDTLGPLVAGFYTRAPLEEVIGNDCVLVVGGNVTDENPVTEYLLRDSARQQQTGLLMLSARPSRLDADARVVVRVRPGGEAASLAAVVAGLLAAAGQALPGDGLADISATTGGSAATTDSDGPDRLAAALLEGRSVTVLVSADLLRSPEARVTLQQLNNLLQVLRALGKGPAMQFLFDRANQLGAWDMGGLPAALPGLRPVADDAARATLIRAWGAEIPPEPGADLDAMLELCDEGRMGAFYIAGSDPLMACPDRGFVKRALGAADLLIVQDTFLTDTAGLADVVLPAAGYGEESGTFTNNEGRTQKVCKFREPAFEARGNLAIFDFVAALRNQALQPSMQGEIFGEIARLVPAYQGLTQDGLGADGAFTTANSTPPAGEFFAPPPNPNAADRLMLVTGNCLFHNGYLSERSEILNTVADDPYVEMSAWDAAQLCLSDRDQVVVRSAQGELRAQLKVNRHFPPGLVFVPENYRDLRLNSLMRRGEYPCPVEVQKAHAAFATGVGARPENRGQGIAELPGSSP